Proteins from one Salarias fasciatus chromosome 14, fSalaFa1.1, whole genome shotgun sequence genomic window:
- the sars2 gene encoding serine--tRNA ligase, mitochondrial, whose product MATSMSAVARVGGFALTALKPVSSQCLRPPPSTIRFTPHRFTHEIRSSLLEHVRAGYSDKPELDMTAVCEETDKVIRDVENRKGDLRGDEVRKIVCVWQELQAVRSAVSELEKERKHISDTVKALVQNNDKKALPNVPEYTQALQRGREIRNKLNQLSLRQTELEEEHYSQALRLPNSSHPDVPVGDESQARVVEFVGEKPEFDFKPRGHLELGEKLGLIRQRHLAHVSGHRSYYLRDAGARLQTALQNFALDTLQRRGFIPMVVPDMLKGAVFEGCGMQPNAHRSQVYSLNPARFTDLHLAGTGEVGVAGYFMDHAVNWKDLPVRTVCSSTCYRAETDTGRETWGLYRVHHFNKVEMFGVTADETGQESTQLLEEFVSLQKELFSALELHYRVLDMPTQELGLPAHRKYDIEAWMPGRNSYGEISSGSNCTDYQSRRLNILYEQEDGSLQYAHTVNATACAIPRTLIAILETHQTKEGTVRVPRALQPYLGLEVIEKPKYTPLKYIGPNQANRPPRPAPKRR is encoded by the exons ATGGCGACCTCCATGAGCGCTGTTGCGAGAGTCGGAGGCTTTGCTCTAACTGCCTTAAAACCAGTCTCCAGTCAGTGTCTCAGGCCACCTCCGAGCACGATCCGCTTCACCCCGCACCGCTTCACGCATGAAATCCGGAGCAGCCTGTTGGAGCACGTCCGCGCGGGCTACAGCGACAAGCCGGAGCTGGACATGACGGCGGTGTGTGAGGAGACCGACAAAGTCATCCGTGATGTGGAGAACAGGAAGGGAGACCTGCGAGGGGACGAGGTCCGCAAGATT gTTTGCGTctggcaggagctgcaggcggtcAGGTCTGCAGTgtctgagctggagaaggagaggaaacacATCAGTGACACTGTGAAAGCTTTGGTG CAAAACAATGACAAGAAAGCCCTTCCCAAT GTTCCAGAGTACACTCAGGCTCTGCAGAGGGGTCGGGAAATCCGCAACAAGCTGAACCAGCTCAGCCTCAGACAGaccgagctggaggaggaacatTACAGCCAAGCACTGAGGCTGCCCAACTCCTCACACCCCGACGTG cCAGTTGGAGATGAGAGCCAGGCCAGGGTGGTGGAGTTTGTCGGAGAGAAACCAG AGTTTGATTTCAAGCCCAGAGGCCACCTGGAGTTAGGGGAGAAGTTGGGCCTCATCAGACAGAG ACATCTCGCTCATGTCTCAGGCCACAGGTCGTACTACCTGAGGGACGCCGGCGCCAGACTTCAAACCGCTCTCCAGAACTTTGCCCTGGACACACTGCAGCGACGG GGCTTCATCCCCATGGTTGTGCCCGACATGCTGAAAGGAGCTGTGTTC GAGGGTTGTGGGATGCAACCAAACGCCCATCGCTCTCAGGTCTACTCCCTGAACCCGGCTCGCTTCACAGACCTCCACCTGGCCGGAACAGGAGAGGTCGGCGTGGCAG gttaTTTCATGGATCATGCAGTGAACTGGAAGGACCTGCCTGTCAG GACGGTCTGCAGCAGCACCTGCTACAGAGCAGAGACGGACACGGGCAGGGAGACGTGGGGACTCTACAGAGTTCATCACTTCAATAAG GTGGAGATGTTTGGAGTGACAGCAGATGAGACGGGACAAGAAAGCACTCAGCTGCTGGAAGAGtttgtttctttacaaaaaGAGCTGTTTTCTGCACTGGAACTCCACTACAG AGTGCTGGACATGCCGACTCAGGAACTGGGCCTTCCTGCCCACAGGAAGTATGACATAGAAGCCTGGATGCCTGGAAGGAACAGCTATGGAGAG ATTTCCAGCGGATCAAACTGCACTGACTACCAGAGCAGACGTCTCAACATCTTGTATGAGCAAGAGGACGGCAGCCTGCAGTACGCCCACACA GTGAATGCCACGGCCTGTGCTATCCCCCGGACTCTTATCGCCATCCTGGAGACTCACCAGACCAAA GAGGGAACAGTGCGAGTTCCCCGAGCCCTGCAGCCTTATCTGGGACTGGAAGTTATTGAGAAACCAAAGTATACTCCACTGAAATATATTGGACCGAACCAGGCCAACCGGCCACCCAGACCCGCGCCTAAGAGGAGATGA
- the LOC115400242 gene encoding vicilin-like seed storage protein At2g18540, producing MGILVAAIFLWAAVGVGSRPVTSPLNDAKVECIIQETLNEDGSQHECGPKLEEELNEVQRHQGLLRELQRLAEDEREKEHDTQRERYEYNLADDESDFEQQDEEAKDESDGVAETEGKTEEKSEDDDTKEKIMEEPRIEDRGRDDEEERAKELEELLAAEITKKGNEEKNDEELKELLKELKKKRYEAVKERETQKGSEQKEADGKKPQQDKEKEGGVAEDAEKQRMEERRKSEVELMVEKEKVEKELKELLKEQDSKSKPEQERERKEKQEELDELVRKMKRVQEEEEEQEEEVPGEKEEAAAGGNEDQKKNEGEEEKEPGEKEENEVQKKEGAAEEVKEPQQKRMMEKASDEATRQFERERFKEEEEEQEEGNGEDEEDEEDEDEYVREDEDGQDGEEDQVNEEDDAEEDEGEELLEIEAELRKVAAELRELRRG from the exons ATGGGAATTCTGGTAGCCGCGATCTTTCTCTGGGCTGCCGTCGGAG TGGGAAGCCGGCCAGTGACCTCACCCCTTAATGATGCAAAG GTTGAATGTATTATTCAGGAGACACTGAATGAGGATGGGTCGCAACACGAATGTGGCCCAAAACTAGAAG AGGAACTCAATGAAGTGCAAAGACACCAGGGTCTTCtcagggagctgcagaggctAGCTGAAGATG agagagaaaaggagcaCGACACTCAGAGGGAGCGATACGAGTACAATCTGGCCGATGACGAGAGCGACTTCgagcagcaggacgaggaggCAAAAGACGAGAGCGACGGCGTGGCGGAAACAGAGGGAAAGACAGAAGAGAAGTCAGAGGATGACGACACCAAGGAGAAGATCATGGAGGAGCCGCGGATtgaagacagagggagggatGACGAGGAGGAAAGAgccaaggagctggaggagctgctggctgcagagATCACCAAGAAAGGAAACGAAGAGAAGAACGACGAGGAGCTGaaagagctgctgaaggagctgaaaaAGAAACGCTACGAGGCGGTGAAGGAGAGGGAGACGCAGAAGGGCTCGGAGCAGAAGGAGGCGGATGGAAAGAAGCCGCAGCAGGACAAAGAGAAGGAAGGAGGGGTGGCGGAGGatgcagagaagcagaggatggaggagcggaggaagagcgaggtggagctgatggtggagaaggagaaggtggagaaggagctgaaggagctgctcaaAGAGCAGGACAGCAAGAGCAAGCCggagcaggagagggagaggaaggagaagcaggaggagctggacgaaCTGGTCAGGAAGATGAAAcgggtgcaggaggaggaggaggagcaggaggaggaggtgccgggtgagaaggaggaggctgctgcaggaggaaacgaGGATCAGAAGAAAAACGAGGGTGAAGAAGAGAAGGAGCCCGGCGAGAAAGAGGAGAATGAAGTCCAAAAGAAGGAGGGAGCGGccgaggaggtgaaggagccgCAGCAGAAGAGAATGATGGAGAAGGCCAGCGACGAGGCCACGCGACAGTTTGAACGCGAGAGATttaaggaggaggaagaggagcaagaggagggaaacggagaggatgaggaggatgaggaggatgaggacgagtacgtcagagaggatgaggatggacaAGACGGGGAGGAAGACCAAGTCAACGAAGAGGACGATGCAGAAGAAGATGAAGGGGAG gagctgctggagattGAAGCTGAGCTACGCAAAGTCGCTGCAGAGCTGAGGGAGCTTCGCCGAggatga
- the LOC115400567 gene encoding kelch-like protein 8, translating into MNAVRGGTVTWRPQPWQDGDGGGGEPLSDSDSEEEDFPDDSTTPLGDYITHGLKQLLDAQQLCDVTLLVEGRKFMCHRVLLAAVSPYFRAMFTSPLVESRLTEIRLEEVTPSVMETVIQFVYTGEAGLSLDTAEDLFVAANRLQVMPLQDLCSRFLFEHLSVDNCLGMYSLARSHHDQLLLRASLRLVAQHFPRVARQKDFLLLDHGTLGSLLSSDRLGVDSEAEVYDAARRWAEHQPLDRYAHMPALLHHLRPGLLSQEESRRLSQELGPAAAGEGLGGPLRPREGMFEKKIVCVDLTPREEEDLAVRDYTVDCFDPRTGKWEKLAALGSLVSPGCTAVGDRLFVAGGILRTGSVSQGVHEYDAVLDRWIERPSMTQPRAMLGLLGCGDSLFALGGSNRSALLDSSETLELTTLQWGPGPRLPLPLRAFACAALRGRLYLLGGTTLEQNRAVVHSGVLIYHTLTDCWTRVALDSGATCLAGGVAVRGGVCAIGGYMRDTTKFLDGNFTNLETLDATGRVLFFREGRGSAVEREVTGGGVMVSTEQRGGAGGGSDRAPSPVVFPGLPRRIAAGGVARWKRRIYVLGGENGSRFYDSVYCWKPGWRSWVQRREKLPGDTGGVSQFGCTTLKFPKKHILSRLRLAKENCKKTTE; encoded by the exons ATGAATGCCGTGCGTGGGGGCACAGTCACCTGGCGTCCCCAGCCATGgcaggacggggacgggggaggaggggagccCTTGTCAGACAGCGACTCGGAAGAGGAGGACTTCCCGGACGACAGCACCACCCCGCTCGGGGACTATATAACTCATG GACTGAAGCAGCTCCTCGATGCTCAGCAGCTGTGTGACGTCACTCTGCTGGTCGAGGGGAGGAAGTTCATGTGTCACAG agtCCTCTTAGCAGCTGTGAGTCCGTACTTCCGGGCCATGTTCACCAGCCCTCTGGTGGAGTCCCGCCTCACTGAAATCCGACTGGAGGAGGTGACGCCGTCCGTCATGGAGACGGTCATCCAGTTCGTATACACCGGCGAGGCGGGGCTCTCTCTGGACACAGCCGAGGACCTTTTTGTGGCTGCCAATCGGCTTCAGGTCATGCCCCTCCAGGACCTGTGCTCCAG GTTTCTATTCGAGCACCTGTCAGTGGATAACTGCCTGGGGATGTACTCTCTGGCTCGCTCTCATCACGACCAGCTCCTCCTGCGTGCCTCCCTGCGGCTGGTGGCGCAGCACTTTCCCCGGGTGGCCCGGCAGAAAGACTTCCTCCTGCTCGACCACGGCACCTTGGGCAGCCTCCTGAGCTCCGACCGCCTGGGGGTGGACTCCGAGGCGGAGGTCTACGACGCTGCACGCCGTTGGGCAGAGCACCAACCTCTGGATCGCTACGCCCACATGCCGGCGCTTCTTCACCACCTACGCCCAGGGCTGCTGTCCCAAGAAGAGAGCCGGAGACTGAGCCAGGAACTGGGACCCGCTGCGGCGGGGGAAGGCCTCGGCGGGCCGCTGAGGCCACGGGAGGGAATGTTTGAGAAGAAAATTGTCTGTGTGGACCTGACCCCAAGGGAAGAGGAAGATTTAGCTGTAAGAGACTACACTGTGGACTGCTTTGACCCTCGGACAGGAAAGTGGGAGAAGCTGGCGGCACTAGGTTCGCTCGTTAGTCCCGGCTGCACAGCCGTGGGTGACCGGCTGTTTGTAGCGGGCGGGATCCTCCGGACCGGCTCGGTGTCGCAGGGTGTACATGAATATGACGCCGTGTTGGACCGGTGGATAGAGCGTCCCTCGATGACCCAGCCCCGGGCGATGCTCGGCCTGCTGGGCTGCGGTGACTCACTGTTTGCATTGGGTGGCAGCAACCGCTCGGCTCTCCTGGACTCCAGTGAGACGTTGGAGCTGACCACGCTTCAGTGGGGCCCCGGGCCCCGGCTGCCGCTCCCACTGCGTGCTTTTGCCTGTGCAGCACTACGCGGGCGACTTTACCTCCTGGGAGGAACGACACTAGAACAGAATCGAGCCGTGGTCCACTCGGGCGTGCTTATTtatcacacactgacagactgCTGGACACGTGTGGCGCTGGATTCTGGGGCAACCTGCCTTGCTGGAGGGGTGGCGGTACGAGGGGGAGTCTGTGCAATTGGAGGGTACATGAGGGACACCACCAAGTTCCTGGATGGTAACTTCACCAACCTGGAGACTTTAGACGCTACCGGGCGCGTCCTGTTCTTCCGGGAGGGCCGGGGATCGGCCGTGGAGAGGGAGGTGACCGGGGGAGGTGTGATGGTCAGCACGGAGCAGCGAGGGGGCGCGGGAGGCGGAAGCGACCGAGCCCCCAGCCCTGTCGTCTTCCCCGGGTTGCCCCGGCGGATCGCGGCAGGCGGCGTGGCCAGGTGGAAAAGGAGGATTTACGTGCTGGGTGGAGAAAACGGATCGCGGTTTTATGACAGTGTGTACTGCTGGAAACCCGGCTGGCGCAGCTGGGTCCAGAGGCGGGAAAAACTCCCTGGCGACACTGGCGGAGTGAGCCAGTTTGGGTGTACCACTCTGAAGTTCCCTAAAAAACACATTCTGTCCAGACTGAGACTAGCCAAAGAAAACTGCAAGAAGACCACCGAGTAG